The Dioscorea cayenensis subsp. rotundata cultivar TDr96_F1 chromosome 18, TDr96_F1_v2_PseudoChromosome.rev07_lg8_w22 25.fasta, whole genome shotgun sequence genome includes the window ATCAAAGCTCTTTcactttataattattttctatcaaactcttttttataattaatctttTCATCCGttttaaataacataaatatgTTACTGggttctattaatttttataattaatctttTCATCCGttttaaataacataaatatgTTACTGggttctattaatttttataattaatctttTCATCCGTTTTGCATAACATAAATGTGTTACTAGGttctattttaattcaaaattgagggaaaaatatttcaatttttaatgcctataaatagttttttttcttagacaacctataaataatgttatttatttgagcATATCTTAGAGCTGTAAAAGTTAGGGGGTAATACATGGTTGAGGTGAAGTAATTAGGGCAAAACTCCAGTACTCACCAACGACTATCTTACCCAGTCGCAGATCGAGTCATCCCCTGCGTGAGGGTGTTCACTCGAGTGTCGAGTGTGGCCtccgagttcgatccccatctcaCGTAAAGTGAGATGACGATTCGATGGTGGACGATTCCCCACGTGTTCGTCCCAGGTTCCGAGGCATTGTCGTtttctataataaataaaaataaaataaaaactccaTGCTTCTCActaggtttttataattttggaaattttgatatatacaaaaaaatacaatgaaaaactaTAACACTATAATTAAATAAGTTCAGACGATGAAAACTATTGCCCTAGCTTggttttaaaatgtctcatgAATATTTATTGCCCTAAACAACAAGTGCAATAAacaatttttagttattaataaacaaaaatttaaacataataaaaaatatttaaatttgtccTAAAAATACTCTAGAAGcagaatatacatatattttaaatattctatttttaaaagcttttttttatttttttatatgtcaattcaaaaaatatatgaagtattaaataattcttcCTTGCAAAATTTACCCCCtatcattaattcatttttaccctttttaatattctttttgaaaaaaacataaaaacatccATGGTGAGAGTGGGgataaaagatataattaaaatagatagaAGTTAAtgagatatttatatattttcaaataaaagttaCTTTTGaagactaatatatatatttttttataaatttaacaatattaattgattttaacTGAGTTTTTAATGGCCATAAATTAGTTGAAGCAGGCGTATAATTGGAATGGGAAGGAATAGTACCacgcattatatatatatatatatcgaactAGCTATTAGGGATATCagtaaataataattctacAAATGCCTTTATAATAGTTGTtggatttaaattcaatggatGCAACATAAAGTGAGATAAATAGTAGTACAAACTGTTGaagtgggttttttttaaaaaaaaactaggtaCAACCCACCCACCAATTTTTTGAACCGAGTACAATCttttaactttcttttttaattattgttacccaatttttcttcatccttgtttttgtctctcttatgttttttttacttatgtCTTCATGCGGATATTCTGCGAATGTCCGcagaaaacataaatatatatgggGCTCAATCTTCTAATAACGTTCTTAGAAATGCAATTTATAGATGTTGATTTTTAACCTTTGGATTATCAATCAATGGTCATGATCATCTAAAGAAATAGTTTCTATGTGCTTATGAATagtaacataataaaaagtggGATATACAATGTTTTGATTTGAACCCATAACACAGCACACAACTAAGATAAAAGTcagtataatattttttacacTGTTAGATTACTATTCACTGGCTGTATCTTCCTATCTCTTTCCACTAATTCTCTCCTAATCTTTGGGGATGTTCCTGTGAACGTCTCCAGatgatttatttcatatatatatatatatatatatgtgtgtgtgtgtgtggggcaATGTGAACAAGTcactccaaattttttttaagtactttTCAATTACATGTGGGgcaaatgtttattattttattttattttatttaactattttcaattatatatggGGCAAATCAAATGTTCTACTGATTCAACATTGCAATGGTGACTATCAATATATGGAGTAATAAAAGAAGCCATGAACAATGCACATAAATTGGCAAGTTTGtaaccagaaaaaaaaacatactaaaACATCCTTGAGTTGAGGGCTTATGTGCAAAAATgtagagaaataaagaaagagagagagagagagaaccacGCGCACACACATATTGTGGTCTGTGGATTCCGTGGGCTTTAAAGACTGAATCGCTGATTTCAATTAGCTCTCGCTCTTTTGGCTGTTGTTCGATtttgactctctctctctctctctcattcgaTCTTTTTATTAGTCAAAAGCACAGGACAAGCATGCGGAGATTTGCCGCTGAACGAACCAGGAAAACTACTCTTCTCGTCCTTGGGGTTCTCTTCTTCCTACTCTTCATCGCCTTCATCTAATCCTATCTCTGCCGCTGCCGCGATGGCATCTACGACTTCACCACCGGTCACCTACGAGTCCATCAACCCAAAGGTGAGATCTTGGTCCGGTTTGGGGTttaaagtttggatttttattgttttctgtgGGGTTGATTTCATTGATGGTTCTCTTTGTAGCTTAGAAgtcttttttctttggtttggtTCTTCGATTTCAGTTTATGATTGGTTTTGTGGCCTGATTGGATGGTTTTTGGTTCATCTAGAAACTTTATGGCTTTTTATGCTTGTGATTTTTGTGGTTTGATCTTAAGAACATTTTAATCTAAAgctgtgtttttttgtttgatttgacgGATCACCATATTGGGATTTTGATCTTTCTGAGGACAAGTTGATGATTTGACGTTTGGTACTCGTTGGGCTCAGCTGATGTGATAGTTTAAATTGTTTGCTGATCTCTTTTATGTGTATTGATTGAAATTGTTGGGGAAAGTTATGAGTTTTTGTGTCCTTGCGAAGtagatgtgttttttttttctttttttggtgaaAAATAGTCAGGGAGGGCTCTTCATCTCTTTGGGGGTGCCAAAATTCTAGATCTAGAAGATCGTGGATCAAAATTCGGAGACAGCTCAGTCTTTTTACCGTCAAAATCCTGTGGATCCCTGTGTTTGGGTGATGATGAAGGCCAACGTGCTTATACATCTGTGGGACCGCAGGTTGATTGGGAATCGAATGATGTAGGTGAGGGTTTTTTCTTTGTAAAGTTCTCGTTCTTTGACGCCATGGATGGAACTGTGGTCATTATTTGGACGGAAATGGCATCCAGATTTTCGCTTAGCATTAGCCTCCATTGCTTCCACTGCAGTATGGGTATAGTTTCCGGGCTTGTAGGTCGAATATTATGATGAGAGGGAGTTATTGTCTATGGGAATACCTTTGGAAAAGCTATTAAAGATATACCTTAACACTTGTTTTGCTTCAAGGAGAAGAGTTTGCTAAGTTATGCATTGAGCTTGATCTAAACAAGGTTTTAGTGCCCAAAATTATGCTTAAAAATGCATGACAGGATATTGGGTATGAAGATTTTAGTATGATTTGTTTTGCCTGTGGTTGCATGGGGCATAGCGAGTGGCCACTTAAAGCACACTTCTTGGAACAGTAGATTGTGCTTAGTTTAGGGAGCTTGTTGATTTAGGTGTTGAATCCAATCTTTTTTGATGGATATTCTCCAATGGAATGGTAGATGTGTGGGGAACTATAGCTTTTTAAATGAAGAGCATGCCTTTTGGGTTAGAGTTCTTAAGTCAAAGTATGGAGTGTACGGTGATTTTGTGCATTATGAATTAtggagtaatttttttaatctatcaaTGAAGGATTGGTTAGTAGGAAATTGACATGGTTTGGCTTTCTTTCGTGGTAGGGATTGTGATTGCcattgtgtttatttttgtcGGTGGTTTGAAAACTTTGGACATGGTGATGTAACTTAATATTTAATGAAACTAATTGCTAAGATGTAAGGAACTTCAACATGTACAAATATTGTCCGAATAGTTCAAGAATGCTTTTCTAAAAGGTGGTGAGCTTCTTAAAAATTAGGTCATGATTTGATGGTTTTCCCTAGCACATGATTTTGTGAAGTTCAATATAGATGGGGCATCAAGGGGGAATTTGGGTGTTGCAAGAGTTGGTATTAATTAGGTCTTCCTCAGGTCAATGGCTTGTTGGTTTTTCAAGTGCATTTGGGAATCTGTTCGAACATGGTGGCTGAGTTTCAAGGGCTGAGATTTGGCAGATTGCTATCATGGCCTGCGGGGTATCGTAATATTATCTGTGAACTTAATGCTAAAGTGgtgcttgatctcattaaatTTGTTGATGTTGCTTTTGTACTTTCTTGGAAGCCTAATTGGTGATATGAGGGAATAAAGAATAGAGATTGGAATATCTTCTTTCATCACACTCTGGAAAAAATTCTTGTGCGAATGCTCTTGGTTAATTTGGATGTGAAATGAAGATGTATTTGAGCCACTGGGGTGTCCTTTTTTGTTGCTTGCTGATGCTTTAGGTATAGAGTTTGCCACATGATTCACTGTTAAACATGTGCCTAGTGTTTTTCTCACAAAAAAAGAAGTAGCTCTCTTTTGCTTTGTGGTTTTTGTGGTTCTGAGTTTCTGAGTTTTTTTGATTTCTCgttatttatttagataatatAATCTTGGAACTTCCCTGCCAGTCTCTTTGAAAGATTTAAATGGAAGTCGAAATAAGGACAGAGTTCTGAATGATTTTTTTGCTGTAATTAGTAATTATCCAATATAGGTGCTGTCCACCTAATTTATGGTGATATATACCcatatgtatatgcaaaatATAGTTTTCCAAACGGTTTTTGCTAGCGGacattgttatgatttgtttatCTCAAATTAAAAACTAGGTTTGCATTGTGAGAGAAATAAGAAGTTGCTCATTTCTGAATCTACATGAAGTTGCTGTTGCAAAAGTGCACTGCTGTGTTTCATTGTGCTGTCCAAGGTGCTCTATTACTGGACGTTGTTACAAttcatttttctcaaatttttttcaggTCAAAAAATGCGAGTATGCGGTACGTGGCGAGATTGTAACCCAAGCCCAGGTACTATAAACCGCTTTTGTCTACTTTGTTCTGTCTTTGACCTTTTTTGGTCACATAATTCATTCAAGAGGAATGAAGATCACCAATAATTCATTTgaataaagaacaataaaattatCCTTAATTCAAGCCATGCATATAGTTCAGCATGTTCCCTTAATCACTGGCATCTCCCACTAGTGGACATTTTGAGagttcttttgaaaaaaacaaaggaatttCTTAGCTTCAACAATGATTTGATGAAATTGCAATTTCCTATCTTTTCTGGACTCTATTGTTCTGAGGAATAAAGGCCAAGCATTTATATCACTTCCTCTGGCATGACACACGCTAAGCATGGCCTGCTAGTtgtaatatatttgtttatttaaccATGATTGGTAGATTGATGGTTCGATTGTTTATAATGTCTTCATCCTTAGATCAAGAAAGTCTAAATAACTGGCCCCTTTTTTGGGAGTAGTGATGTCATTAGAGGGTATACCAAAATGGTATTCCAATCATATTCACTGAAAGATTTTCATCAACTGTTACTCTATTGCAGCGTTTGCAGCAAGAGTTACAAGAAAATCCAGGCTCCCATCCCTTTGATGAGGTACATACTTTTTTCATGTCTGTTCTCTACTTGCTCTAATTTGTTGAAGAAAAACAATCTTTGGTATCAATATCAGTGGCCTTCTGAATATTTTTGTTCATTAAGGtatatgacaaaaaaattgtatttgaacttcacttttttggTTTGTTTCCTTTGAGCAGATACTTTATTGCAATATTGGAAATCCTCAATCTCTCGGTCAACAGCCTGTTACCTTTTTCCGAGAGGTTGGTTTTTTTTACACCATATGGAGAGGTGGCTCATACTATCTATCACCTTTTGTTTGCCttgcatatttatattttattttattttattttacaggTTCTTTCTTTATGCAATCATCCAGCTATCTTAGACCGAGATGAAACTCATGGCTTGTTTAGGTATGCCAACAACCATAAGAAAGTATAGTATGCTCCCAGTATGTGGCTCATCTCATATTCTAATGTGCATACTAGAATATATGATGCACAATTTTTTACACTGTCTTGTGATTTAAGTTGGATGAATGTCATCTGTTATTGCACTTCCTTTTCTTTCATTATGTCGTTCTTATCCTGGAAAATTGTGGTGATAACCTCAAGACATTCTACAAAAGATTAAAGCCGGAAGTCCTTCATAGAATGATATAGAGGGATCTTTCCCGTTGTTCATTATTTTGCTATTCCTCTTGAATTTACCTTTTGTCATTTTGTTTCACTTTCATAATTTGCCATCATagaaattaaagtttaatggtTGAACTCACAGGATTTAGTATGATTTCATGATGGAGAAAGCAGTGCATCTCTGCTTCCAGCTACTTAGAACTTCTCGACTTCTGGTGAATGAGCCACCCAAAAACTTTGCTGGGAACATATGGTTCCATTCCATGTTATTTTGCTTGTATCTATTGACTTATAGGCATATAATTCTAACTAgctggaattttttttttttttagaactcTAGAGTAtctgtatttttgaattatataacaatattttttttattagccaTTCATAGTATATAGTGGCAAGCTGAAATTTTAGTATCTTATTGCAGCTCGGATGCCATTTCGAGAGCATGGGAAATTTTGGACCTTATTCCCGGGAGGGCAACGGGCGCATATAGTCATAGCCAGGTAAGTAAATGCTCAAAGTCTTCATGATCATAGTTTCTTTCCTGAATCCCTGAATTATTTTGTGGTCCTGAATCCTTGAATCATTTTCGTGGTTTTATCGATATAAGGGGGTAAAAGGACTGCGCGAAGCAATTGCTGCTGGAATTACTGCACGTGATGGTTTTCCAGCCAAGGCAGATGACATTTTCTTAACAGATGGAGCAAGCCCTGCTGTATGTCTTTGATGGCCCAGTTCTTATAAGccataattttctttttgagatAATTATAAATGGAGGAACTGCTATCcaaatttctttccttttgcTCTTTTCAGGTGCACATGATGATGCAACTATTGATAAGGTCAGAGAAAGATGGCATCCTCTGCCCCATTCCCCAGTACCCTTTGTACTCCGCCTCAATCGCCCTCCATGGTGGTTCTCTGGTATGCTTGTTCTGCTACCTATTTAACTCCATCTTGGTATCATATATTCTTTGTAGGAGTTGTGAGGATGCATTTGGTGTAGGTTTCAAACTAAATTTCTGCATCATTTGTGAATGTTTTATATGGATGCCTGCAAATATGTTATCAATATAGTAAATGCATAATAACAGTGAGTTTTGCAGGCCATATAATTTGAATTTCTGGTGTCCCATGTTTTTAATTTGATCAGATATGGAAGGATTGAAATGGATGTGTTTCATGTGTTAGGTTCCATATTACCTTGATGAAGCGACAGGGTGGGGACTTGAGATTTTTGAGGTCAAAAGGCAACTTGAAGATGCTCGATCAAAGGGCATAATTGTTAGGGCTCTAGTCGTGATCAATCCAGGCAATCCAACTGGACAGGTTTGTGCTTGCTTTATCTTTGGCATCTGCAGTAGCAATTCCGTTTATCATGCACCAAAATTTgcagtgtggaatttttgcaacACTGATATTTGAAGGTTATGGCTTTTAAGTTTCATTTCATGCATGGTTAAAAATTAATCCTTCTTGTCATGtggtttttatatattagtttaaGTAAATGATTGCTGTGTTTTTTTACTTCAGGTTCTTTCAGAAGCAAATCAACGCGAAATAGTAGAGTTCTGCAAGAAAGAAGGTTTGGTTCTCCTAGCAGATGAGGTTggttccttttcttcttcaatccaTCAACTTTGAAAGAAATGAAATGAACATGCActgaaaatttgtgaaataatttGCTATTTCTGGAGATTTGAAAAGGTGGCAACTTTGGGGTTCACTATGGTTCTATTTAGTTTCAGTATCCACCTGTTATGAACTGTTAATAATACACATGCTGTATATTTTCCAGGTATACCAAGAAAACATTTATGTTGAGAACAAGCAATTCAACTCCTTCAAGAAGATTTCGAGGATGATGGGATATGACGAGGAGCTTTCTTTAGTATCATTTCAATCAGTTTCTAAGGgtatatgaattataatatCTTGAACTAAACATAGCATAAATCCTGATTTGCCGAGGACTATAATTGGCTTTTGATCTGTATTTGCCAGGATATTATGGCGAATGTGGAAAAAGAGGTGGCTACATGGAAGTAATTGGTTTCACTCCTGATGTGCGGGAACAAATTTACAAGGTTGCATCCGTGAATCTTTGTTCAAACATCTCTGGTCAGATTCTCACCAGTCTCGTCATGAACCCACCAAAGGTAGACATtgtttgtgattgatttgttcTATTTTCAGTAATTATGAGTTGTGAATGATTCCAGTGTTACTAAACCAATTTAATTAGTCAGCAAGAGAAGCATTTTGTGAGAACATAACAATCGCAGTGAACAATTTGGTATGAAATCTCAGGTCGGAGATGAATCATATGAATCCTTCATTGCAGAGAAAGAAGGGATACTTCAGTCTTTGGCTAGGCGTGCACAGGTCAGTATTCACTGCCCGAAATCATATTTTCAGTTCATTAAAAAGGATAGCATGTATGAGGCGATATGAATCATCGTATGTATAATAAATTTGGTAATTTTCATTGTCAACTTGATACAGGCATTAGAAGATGCATTCAACAGCTTAGAAGGTGTGACCTGTAATAAGGCGGAGGGAGCAATGTACCTTTTTCCCCGGCTTCGGCTCCCTCAAAAGGCAATTGATGCTGCTAAATCAGTCAATACAGCTCCGGATGGATTCTATGCCCGCCGCCTTCTTGAAGCCACTGGAATTGTTGTTGTGCCTGGGTCAGGCTTTGGGCAGGTTAGTTTTTGTTGATCTCAACAGAAGTATGATGTGTGTAGCACATTAATGTTATGTTGTTTCTGACATCGTTCCGCTCCTCTCTGATTTCTGTGATACAGGTCCCGGGGACATGGCACATACGGTGCACGATCTTACCGCAGGAGGATAAGATCCCTGCAATCATCTCCCGGCTCAGGGCCTTCCATGAAACATTCATGAATGAGTTCCGTGACTAGATTTTCACCCGAAACCTGCATGGCTTTGTGGCCGTGTTACCATTTCCAGAGTCATAAGTTTTAGTTAGTTTGTGCTGTCAAAGTTTTGAGAATAAAGAGGTTCAGGTTGTAGATGCATGTCACTGAAGTTAAATACATAGTGACAGCTTCCAGACATAATTCATTTTCATGCTGATGATACCTGTTACTCATGAAACCAATGAACGTCATAAGTCAAAAAGTAAACATTTGATTCTTGAAGAGGGTTTTAATTCCTCTTGTTGACAATATTGTCTTGTTTGGATTCACCTGAATTTCAAAAGGCGAAGATAATAATTCTCTATTACACAACAAATAAGTGAACAAAAAGACATACAAATGCACAAGAAGAGGTTGGACTCTGTTGAGTTCATccttcacaaaaaaatttttttggatgaTGCTGTGAAAAAATGC containing:
- the LOC120282438 gene encoding alanine aminotransferase 2-like — translated: MASTTSPPVTYESINPKVKKCEYAVRGEIVTQAQRLQQELQENPGSHPFDEILYCNIGNPQSLGQQPVTFFREVLSLCNHPAILDRDETHGLFSSDAISRAWEILDLIPGRATGAYSHSQGVKGLREAIAAGITARDGFPAKADDIFLTDGASPAVHMMMQLLIRSEKDGILCPIPQYPLYSASIALHGGSLVPYYLDEATGWGLEIFEVKRQLEDARSKGIIVRALVVINPGNPTGQVLSEANQREIVEFCKKEGLVLLADEVYQENIYVENKQFNSFKKISRMMGYDEELSLVSFQSVSKGYYGECGKRGGYMEVIGFTPDVREQIYKVASVNLCSNISGQILTSLVMNPPKVGDESYESFIAEKEGILQSLARRAQALEDAFNSLEGVTCNKAEGAMYLFPRLRLPQKAIDAAKSVNTAPDGFYARRLLEATGIVVVPGSGFGQVPGTWHIRCTILPQEDKIPAIISRLRAFHETFMNEFRD